Proteins found in one Rahnella aceris genomic segment:
- a CDS encoding LysR family transcriptional regulator codes for MELKWFEDFLSVSQCYSFTRAASERNITQSALSRRIKQLEEWLGVPLFDRKTYPIRLTPEGQDFLHTAADLVFSMTQLRSDLRERHAQKHAIVHFAALNTLSLTFFPDWINQIDPSHQYGYIRLCDQQPSFSGNISLLLDGETDFLLTYAHDSVPLMKQLERFPYIELGKENALAVCAPDDDGKPLFPLSPFGGTRVQLPYLSYGNRSFFAHALSALFASRPLPLKPVYENPMCSGLKAMTISGCGVSWLPTSLICEELANGSLIRAGERSWDIQASIRLYRLEKFRTPQAERLWNKASQLHQTRAVA; via the coding sequence ATGGAACTGAAGTGGTTTGAAGATTTTCTCAGTGTGTCTCAGTGCTATAGCTTTACGCGAGCCGCCAGTGAAAGAAACATCACCCAGTCCGCGCTGAGCCGACGAATTAAGCAACTGGAAGAATGGCTTGGCGTGCCGCTTTTTGACCGAAAAACCTACCCGATACGCCTGACGCCGGAAGGCCAGGACTTCCTGCATACTGCGGCAGATCTGGTGTTTTCCATGACACAACTGCGCAGCGACCTGCGTGAGCGCCATGCGCAGAAGCACGCCATCGTGCATTTTGCCGCGCTCAATACGCTCTCCCTGACCTTTTTCCCCGACTGGATCAACCAGATCGACCCGTCGCATCAGTACGGCTACATTCGTTTGTGCGATCAGCAGCCGTCATTCAGCGGCAATATTTCCCTGCTGCTGGATGGCGAAACGGATTTTCTGCTGACCTACGCCCATGATTCCGTCCCGCTGATGAAACAGCTCGAACGCTTTCCCTATATTGAACTGGGAAAAGAGAATGCGCTGGCCGTCTGTGCACCAGACGATGACGGCAAGCCCCTGTTCCCGCTAAGCCCCTTTGGCGGCACCCGCGTCCAGCTTCCTTATCTCAGTTACGGCAATCGGTCCTTTTTTGCCCACGCGCTGAGTGCCCTGTTTGCGTCGCGCCCGCTGCCGCTGAAGCCGGTGTATGAAAATCCGATGTGCAGCGGCCTGAAAGCGATGACCATTTCCGGCTGCGGCGTGTCGTGGTTGCCCACCAGCCTGATCTGCGAGGAACTGGCGAACGGATCGCTTATCCGCGCCGGAGAACGAAGCTGGGATATTCAGGCCAGCATCCGTCTTTACCGGCTGGAAAAATTCCGTACCCCGCAGGCCGAACGGCTGTGGAATAAAGCCAGCCAGTTGCACCAGACCCGCGCCGTCGCCTGA